GTTTCTTCCAAAAGAAAACACGAGTCTGGCAGATTTTCAGAGTCAATTAACAAATAAAAACTGGAACGTATGGAAATCGGAATTTCAGAAAAAGGAAGGAACGATTCTGCTTCCTACATTTCAACTCGAATATGAAGCAGTATTAAATGACACATTAAATCAGCTTGGCATGGCTGATGCATTTAATGAAGAGAAGGCAAATTTCTCAAAAATGATAGAGACAGATGATCCGCTCTGGATTAGCCAGATAAAGCAAAAAACATTTATCGATGTGAATGAAAAAGGAACAGAAGCAGCTGCTGCGACTTCGGTTGAGATGGAAACAACATCGGCACCGGTAAATGAGCCATTTCATATGGAAGTGAACCGGCCATTTTTCATCGCTATTACAGATGATGAGACAGGTACAATTTTATTTATGGGGCTAATTGCTAATCCGCAAGAAGGAAAGTAATTAATCAATGCTATTAAATGAACCTAACCAAAAAGCTGTGGTCCAAATAGGAATGCAGCTTTTTGGTTTTTAAAAAGTTTATTTAAATTGACTTTGTTAGAATATTTATTATATACTATATTCAACAATGTTGAATCAAAATAAACACAGTTGAATATAATGAGTATAAGACTTTTTTACATTAGTATATGTTGGTGGCGGTAATTCGGGGTATACGATTTGTAAGCGTATTCATTCATTTTTTTACTGTAAATAAATATTTCTTTTATGAATTTTTCCTATCACAGAATGGAGGAGGGGTTGAATGAATCACTTACCTAAATTTGTTCAATTAAAGGAAGTAGGACCACGTGACGGATTACAAAATGAGAAGAAATGGATTTCGACAGCTGACAAGATCGCATGGATTAATATGCTGTCAGATTCAGGCGTGGAAGAAATTGAATACACTTCTTTTGTTAATCCGAAAATGATACCGGCTTTATCCGATGCACGTGAAGTAGGAAGACAAATTAAACGGAATCCGAAAGTAGTGTACTCAGCACTTGTTCCGAATATGAAGGGTTTAGAATTTGCACTGGACGCAGGGATTGATGCTGCTTCTGTATTCATGTCGGCCAGTGAATCACATAATCAAAAGAACATTAATAAAACAATCGATGCAACGTATCCGGTGTTAGACGAAGTCATTCGTGAAGCAAAACAGGCTGGCAAGCGCATAACAGGTTATGTTTCTACTGTTTTTGATTGCCCGTATGAAGGGAAAATAACTCCTGATCAAGTATTGCGGGTCTGTGAGAATTTATTTGCTTCTGGTGCAGATGATCTCTCACTTGGTGATACGATTGGTACAGCGGTTCCTACCCAGGTAGAGCAGCTGCTTGATGTACTGATGAAACATTATCCAAAAGATAAGCTTATACTTCATTTTCATGATACAAGAGGAATGGCGATTGCAAATATTATGACAGCGATGCATCTTGGTATCCACCGATTTGATAGCACTGTTGGCGGATTAGGTGGTTGTCCATATGCGCCAGGTGCGGCAGGAAATGTTGCTACAAATGATGTACTTTACCTTTTGCACGGATTAGGAATTAAAACAGGAATCGATGAGATGAAAATACAGAATGCTGGTATATTTATTCAAAACAAACTTGGTAAAACCTTACCGAGCCGGTCTTTAGCATACTTTGCTAATGCACAGTAAACCTGGTAATACCATCACTCTAGCAAATGATTTTGCTACGGTGATGGTTTTTCTTGTCTTGACTAGTTGGGGGGGCTATTCTATGATTAAAAAATATATACATATGATTTTAGGTGGAAGGACTGAGTTCGATCGATCTTCAGAGCATAGGAAAAAAAGTAAAACAAATACGATTACGAAATAAAAAGACCCAGCAACAAATAGCTGATGAATGCGGTATTTCAAAAAGTCTTTTATCGAAAATTGAAAATGGACAAACAGCATCTGCAATTGCAACCCTATCTAAAATCAGTGATGCATTGGGAGTGCAGCTTTCCTGGGTTTTGGATGATGAGACGGAACAGGATCTTGTACTCCAGCAGAAGTCTAATCGGCAATCTACAGTAGGTGACGAGAGCATGGGGTATTCATATGAGCTTTTAGCAAACAGATCTAAATACAGTGGAATCGAACCTACAATTGTACATGTCACCCCAAAGAATATTAACTTGCGACAGGAAAAAACCTACACACATTCCCAGGATGAATTTATTTATATTTTAGAGGGAACTATTTATTTGCTTTATGATGGTGAAAAGCATTATATGGAAAAAGGAGATAGTGCATATTTCCAAGGATCTAAGCCACATCTGTTTGTACCAGTAAATGATGAAGAAGCACAAGTTCTGACATGCTTTATTGACCGCATATAACAATCAAACACTTAGTGTTTAACAGTATACATTCTGAAATGTATACTGTTTTCTTTTTTCGGAAGTTTGAGAATTATAACAGCCTAATTACTTAACATTACGTGTTAATTACAAATCCAGAAAGGTATTTACACATTTGTACCATACGTTTAGGTTAGTATAAGACGTGATTTGTTTTTCTAAGTGCATCTTTCCGCATTGTGATAAACCAACAAATAGAAAAACAAATAATGGGGAAGTGTTCGTATGAGAAAAATAGCTTGGATGATGACATTAATTGTCACCATGAATGCAGTACTCGTTTCCACAGCACAGGCTGATTCGAGAGAAGAATCACTGCAGATAAAGAGTGATTCTGCAATCGTAATGGAAGCTT
This region of Oceanobacillus sp. FSL K6-2867 genomic DNA includes:
- a CDS encoding hydroxymethylglutaryl-CoA lyase — encoded protein: MNHLPKFVQLKEVGPRDGLQNEKKWISTADKIAWINMLSDSGVEEIEYTSFVNPKMIPALSDAREVGRQIKRNPKVVYSALVPNMKGLEFALDAGIDAASVFMSASESHNQKNINKTIDATYPVLDEVIREAKQAGKRITGYVSTVFDCPYEGKITPDQVLRVCENLFASGADDLSLGDTIGTAVPTQVEQLLDVLMKHYPKDKLILHFHDTRGMAIANIMTAMHLGIHRFDSTVGGLGGCPYAPGAAGNVATNDVLYLLHGLGIKTGIDEMKIQNAGIFIQNKLGKTLPSRSLAYFANAQ
- a CDS encoding XRE family transcriptional regulator, producing the protein MEGLSSIDLQSIGKKVKQIRLRNKKTQQQIADECGISKSLLSKIENGQTASAIATLSKISDALGVQLSWVLDDETEQDLVLQQKSNRQSTVGDESMGYSYELLANRSKYSGIEPTIVHVTPKNINLRQEKTYTHSQDEFIYILEGTIYLLYDGEKHYMEKGDSAYFQGSKPHLFVPVNDEEAQVLTCFIDRI